From a single Brienomyrus brachyistius isolate T26 unplaced genomic scaffold, BBRACH_0.4 scaffold154, whole genome shotgun sequence genomic region:
- the trim44 gene encoding tripartite motif-containing protein 44 isoform X2: MSNSCGPAAARDDLPQSDGTCDACEPDEAQPAEQLCRLCGFAFCGVHANQHQRSMQHVLEAYAPPMVDGANVEAGASGGSPEDGPPEGGGRHRDPVTVERLRCKMHGHEGSLYCKPDEKIICVVCAVQGEHQDHEIITLREAYVWQRSKAGVDLVGSTHEMAEKIKSKWTSPEMSTEQLEEYVNQQFDELHRLVRLEEKRTLHLVDLKEAFLTAQAAEKIAEITVHTERLQEEMASITQQLGALDQAEGAQGAVADPQPRPRPEVRQQPPGNFDDDRPGSFMGHAP; this comes from the exons ATGAGCAATAGCTGTGGTCCGGCGGCAGCCAGGGACGATCTGCCCCAGAGCGACGGCACGTGTGATGCCTGCGAGCCGGACGAGGCGCAGCCAGCGGAACAACTCTGCCGTCTCTGCGGCTTCGCATTCTGCGGTGTCCATGCCAACCAGCACCAGCGCAGCATGCAGCATGTCCTCGAAGCCTATGCCCCACCCATGGTAGATGGTGCCAACGTGGAGGCGGGGGCCAGCGGCGGGTCCCCAGAGGATGGTCCCccggaaggcggagggaggcacCGGGATCCGGTGACGGTGGAACGCCTGCGATGCAAGATGCATGGCCACGAAGGGTCGCTGTACTGCAAACCGGATGAGAAGATCATCTGCGTGGTGTGTGCCGTGCAGGGCGAGCACCAAGACCACGAGATCATCACACTGCGGGAGGCTTACGTGTGGCAGAGG AGCAAGGCCGGAGTCGACCTGGTGGGCAGTACCCATGAGATGGCAGAGAAGATCaagtccaaatggaccagtcCAGAA ATGAGCACGGAGCAGCTGGAGGAGTATGTGAACCAGCAGTTTGACGAGCTACACAGGCTGGTCCGACTGGAGGAGAAGCGGACGCTGCACCTGGTGGACCTGAAGGAGGCCTTCCTGACAGCGCAGGCCGCCGAGAAGATCGCGGAGATCACGGTGCACACGGAGCGGCTGCAGGAAGAGATGGCCTCCATCACTCAGCAGCTCGGGGCTCTGGATCAGGCGGAGGGCGCCCAGGGAGCCGTG GCAGATCCCCAGCCAAGGCCGAG
- the trim44 gene encoding tripartite motif-containing protein 44 isoform X1 — translation MSRMSNSCGPAAARDDLPQSDGTCDACEPDEAQPAEQLCRLCGFAFCGVHANQHQRSMQHVLEAYAPPMVDGANVEAGASGGSPEDGPPEGGGRHRDPVTVERLRCKMHGHEGSLYCKPDEKIICVVCAVQGEHQDHEIITLREAYVWQRSKAGVDLVGSTHEMAEKIKSKWTSPEMSTEQLEEYVNQQFDELHRLVRLEEKRTLHLVDLKEAFLTAQAAEKIAEITVHTERLQEEMASITQQLGALDQAEGAQGAVADPQPRPRPEVRQQPPGNFDDDRPGSFMGHAP, via the exons ATG TCTAGGATGAGCAATAGCTGTGGTCCGGCGGCAGCCAGGGACGATCTGCCCCAGAGCGACGGCACGTGTGATGCCTGCGAGCCGGACGAGGCGCAGCCAGCGGAACAACTCTGCCGTCTCTGCGGCTTCGCATTCTGCGGTGTCCATGCCAACCAGCACCAGCGCAGCATGCAGCATGTCCTCGAAGCCTATGCCCCACCCATGGTAGATGGTGCCAACGTGGAGGCGGGGGCCAGCGGCGGGTCCCCAGAGGATGGTCCCccggaaggcggagggaggcacCGGGATCCGGTGACGGTGGAACGCCTGCGATGCAAGATGCATGGCCACGAAGGGTCGCTGTACTGCAAACCGGATGAGAAGATCATCTGCGTGGTGTGTGCCGTGCAGGGCGAGCACCAAGACCACGAGATCATCACACTGCGGGAGGCTTACGTGTGGCAGAGG AGCAAGGCCGGAGTCGACCTGGTGGGCAGTACCCATGAGATGGCAGAGAAGATCaagtccaaatggaccagtcCAGAA ATGAGCACGGAGCAGCTGGAGGAGTATGTGAACCAGCAGTTTGACGAGCTACACAGGCTGGTCCGACTGGAGGAGAAGCGGACGCTGCACCTGGTGGACCTGAAGGAGGCCTTCCTGACAGCGCAGGCCGCCGAGAAGATCGCGGAGATCACGGTGCACACGGAGCGGCTGCAGGAAGAGATGGCCTCCATCACTCAGCAGCTCGGGGCTCTGGATCAGGCGGAGGGCGCCCAGGGAGCCGTG GCAGATCCCCAGCCAAGGCCGAG